From the Alteromonas sp. CI.11.F.A3 genome, the window AACCTCAACTTCAAACAGTTTTTCAACTGCAGCTTTGATTTCAGCTTTGTTCGAATCTTTCGCTACTTTAAATACAACCGTGTTGCTTGCTTCAGCAGCCATAGTAGACTTTTCTGAAACATGCGGTGCTAAAAGCACCTTCAGTAGACGTTCTTCTTTCATGCTAACGCCTCCTCAAGTTGTTTAACCGCATCAGCTGTAATTAGCACTTTTTCAAATGCAATCAAACTTACTGGGTCGATGCCTGCAACATCACGTACGTCAACTTTGTACAAGTTGCGTGCCGCTAGGAACAAGTTCTCATCAACATCAGCAGTAACGATAAGAACATCATTTAGTTCATAGTCGTTAAGCTTAGCAATAAGTTCTTTTGTCTTAGGTGCTTCCACACCAAACTTCTCTACCACAACCAAACGGTCTTGACGGATTAGTTCAGACAAGATGCTTTTTAAAGCACCACGATACATTTTCTTGTTAACTTTTTGATCAAAGTCACGAGGCTTGGCTGCGAATGCACGACCACCACCAACCCAAATTGGGCTGCGGATAGTACCAGCACGAGCACGGCCTGTGCCTTTTTGACGCCATGGCTTCTTACCACCACCACGTACTTCAGCGCGAGTCTTCTGCGCCTTTGTACCCTGACGAGCACCTGCACCGTAAGCTACAACGACTTGGTGTACCAAGGCTTCGTTGAATTCACGTCCAAAGGTCGCTTCGGATACTTCAAGAGCGCTTTGCGCATCTTTCAATGTTAATTCCATCAGTTCACTCCCCAGACGTTACGCTTTAACAGCTGGCTTAACGATTACATCGCCGCCAGTTGCGCCAGGTACGGCACCTTTAACAAGGATTAGGCTGTTTTCTACGTCTACACGTACCACTTCCAAAGATTGGGTAGTCACTTGCTTGTTACCAAGCTGACCAGCCATTTTCTTACCTTTGAAAACTTTACCAGGTGATTGGTTTTGGCCAATCGAACCAGGTGCACGGTGAGACAAAGAGTTACCGTGAGTCATACGTTGTGAACTAAAGTTCCAACGTTTGATCGCGCCAGCAAAACCTTTACCTTTTGATGTACCAGTGACATCAATCTTTTTAGTGTCGTTAAAGATTTCAACAGTGATTTCACTGCCTACTTCAATATCGCCACCTTCGTTATCTTCCAGGCGGAATTCTACTAGAGCACGACCTGCTTCAACACCAGCTTTAGCAAAATGACCTGCTTCAGCTTTGTTAACGCGGTTCGTTTTCTTGCTTCCAGTAGTAACCTGAAGAGCGCGATAACCGTCAAGTTCTTCAGTGCGTAACTGAGTAACACGGTTTGGGGTCGCTTCAATAACAGTCACAGGGATAGACGTACCATCTTCAGTGAAGATGCGAGTCATACCCACTTTACGACCGACTAGACCAATCGCCATTGTTATTACCCTCTCTTGTTAGCCCAGGCTGATTTGAACATCAACACCGGCAGCCAAGTCCAAACGCATTAATGCGTCAACTGTTTTATCAGTTGGCTCAATAATGTCTACTAAACGCTTGTGAGTACGAATCTCATATTGATCACGTGCATCTTTATTTACGTGAGGAGATGTCAATACTGTATAGCGTTCTTTGCGAGTAGGCAGAGGAATAGGACCGCTGACCTGAGCACCAGTACGTTTCGCCGTTTCAACGATTTCAGCCGTAGACTGATCGATCAACTTGTGATCAAACGCTTTCAAACGAATACGAATTCTTTGATTTGGCATCGATTAAGCTCCAATCGAAAGAACAAAAAAATTCACCTTTTCTCTTCCATTTTATTCTGGAAAGAAAAGATGTGCGTAAACCGATGGTTCCCAATTGGAACCCTGTTCTTTTTCCTAACACGCCTGTAGCAGTCTTATCTTATCGATTTCGCTTGCTACGCTGGCAACCACCCTAAAAGCAGTGAGGTCGCGGCTAGAAACATTGCCCTATTTGGGCAGTGGGCGCGAATTATACAGAAGGCAGGATTCATTGCAACCGCTAGATCGCTTTTTGTACACATTAATTGCAAATATATGACTTTAGTACAGCTGCTTCTTGTTAACAGGTAATGTAAAATTACGCTATTGTTGAACCACCTTAATGTAAGTTGTATTGCCGTTAATGCGCTATATGTATAAGGTGGTAAAACGTATGCCACAATGTTTAATCAAATTTGGATATAGCAGCGTTACGCTGTGCTAAGAACACTATGGAAGTAGAAGACAGTCAGCATATTTTCACCCATGTTAAACGCATTCTGAATAATCACTCGTCTTTATTAGACGCTTACAGTTTGCTTGAGCCCATCATCCTTAACATGTTTGGTGCTACCCGTATGAGCATCTTTCAGCGTCGCCGACAACACCAAGACTTGGTCGCTCGGTTTAAAACGGGTAAAGAAACCTTAGAGATTAAAGTGCCTATTAGCCCGATGTCTATTGCAGGCTATGTTGCTATCTCACAACTGCCTTTACTCATAGCCGACCCCTATAACGCCGCTGAGCTGAAAGCTATTCATCCTCGTTTACGGTTTGCTGATAAGTTCGATAAAGACAACGACTTCAAAACCACTAACATTTTATGTGTGCCTATTCTTAATGCCGGTGTATTGATGGGCGTGATGCAAATTATCAATAAACAAAACGGCAGTTTTGACGATAACGATTTAGCCCGCGCCAACGACTTAGCATTAGTGTTAGGGGCTAAATTCCGTTATGAACTTGGTGGTACAAACAATCCATTTGATTCTTTATTACATAAAGGCTTAATAAACGAACCTGCGTTAAAAGCACTGCTATCTACCTCTAAAGACACTCGTACTATCGTGCAGGGTTTGATGTCTGAACATCGCGTTCCCGAACATGAAATTGGGCATTCCCTTTCTATTCATTACCAGGTTCCCTTTATTGGTTATCTACCCGATAAGTACCATCGTTATGAAGGTGAAAGTAAACTAAACCTGTCTTACCTTAAACGTAACCATGTTGCAGTTATTTCTGATGTGGAAGGTAATCCCATTGTGTTAATGGCAGAGCCTAATAACGCTGCGCTGTTGATGGAAACGGAAAGCGCGTTGGGTATAGAGAGCTACGAAATTGCGGTTGGTTTACCTCACCACATATTACAGTATTTAGGTGAAGGTGGCGGCGGTGCTGCCCCAGGCGACATGAATGAGATCCTTGATGAAATTGGTCTATCAAGTGAGGAAAACGACGAGCTTGTCGATGAACTTTCTGACGATGCCCCTGCGGTAGTACGTTTGGTTAGTCGTGTATTACACGATGCAAAACGCCTTGGCGCATCTGATATTCATATCGACCCAGAGAAGAATGCCCCTACTCGAGTAAGAATGCGGGTTGATGGTGTGTGCCGCGACATGAACAAGGTGCCTAACTCACACCATAATGCGGTTATTGCCCGTATTAAAATTATGTCTAACCTAAACATTGCAGAAAAGCGTGTACCTCAAGACGGTAAGTTAGCGTTCAAGATGAATGGGCAGTTGGTAGAAGTGCGTGTTGCCACCATTCCTACCGTGGCCGGTGAAGGTGTTGTTATGCGTTTGCTGGCGTCTGGCGGCGCTATGCCTATCGAGAAAATGAACTTAGCGCCTACCAATTTGAAACGCTTAGAAGACATGATTAAAAAGCCCCATGGCATCTTATTAGTGGTGGGTCCAACAGGTTCCGGTAAAACCACCACCTTGCATGCTATTTTGGGTTACTTAAACACGCCTGAGAAAAAAATATGGACCGCAGAAGACCCGGTAGAGATTACTCAGCCCGGTTTGCAGCAGGTTCAGGTAAGCCCCAAAATAGGCTTCACATTTGCTAACGCATTAAGGGCATTTTTGCGGGCCGACCCCGATATCATTCTTATTGGTGAGATGCGTGACAAAGAAACAGCCCACGCTGGCATTGAAGCCTCGCTTACTGGTCACTTGGTGTTATCTACCTTGCATACCAACTCCGCCCCTGAAACCATTACTCGTCTGCTAGATTTAGGGCTAGATCCTGTGAATTTCTCAGATGCCTGTGTAGGTATATTAGCCCAGCGCCTTATTCGAACCCTTTGTGGTAAGTGTAAGGAAGAGTACGTAGCGAGTGATACTGACATGGCCTTCATTGAAAGACAGTACGGTGCGCAGATGTTAGATGAATTAGCGTTGCCTTCTCCGCTAAAACTCTACAGAGCAAAAGGCTGTGAAGAATGTGGTAATACAGGCTATAAAGGTAGAACAGGGGTTCATGAGCTTCTAGGAATGACGCCTGAGTTACGCTCGTTGGTTTACAAAGAAGCCAGTGTGTCAGAGATGAAAAAGCAAGCCACTCAAGACGGTATGCGCACCTTAGTACAAGATGCCATTTTTAAAGTCATTAAGGGCGATACTGACATTCCACAGGTGCAAATTGTCGGCGGCGACTAACCATGAAATATTTACTAACACTCTAATTTTGTAGATTTAAGCGATTCAGTATTAAATATAGCTAATACATTTATTAATAAGGGAAAGGAAACCAATATGAAAGCAATAGTTTTTGCATTGTTATTTACAGGCACACTAATATCAACGGCAGTAGACGCCCAATCACGAACGAAAGATCACATGTGGAAAACTGAGTACCTTTCGATTGTTGAAAGTGGGTTGTTCGCACTAAAAGCTGAAAACTACCAAGAAGCCCATACTAAGCTATTAGAAGGTGCCAAGCTAGGTAACAAGCAATCACAGTATTACTTGGCTCAAATGTATTTTCAGGGCTGGGGTGCCGAACCTAATTATGAAGAGGGTTGGTTGTGGTTAACTGTCGCAATGGAACAAAAAACCGCGGAGTGGAATCGTTCTTTTCGCTCAATTCGCGATGCTTTACCTGAAGACTTTAGAACTGCGATGGAACCTTTCGTAGAAGAACACATTGCAATGTACGGCGCGAAAGCTCAAGACTTACGCTGCGAAAAGCGTGCGGCAATTGGCTCAAACATTAAAGAGATAATCTGCACTAAGCGATTCTACTAATTAATTTGTTAATTCATAAAAAAGCCCGATAATTATCGGGCTTTTTTACTTTTAGCCCATAGCGCACTAAAACGCTAAACGCCAATTTTAACCAATCACTATTTCTTTAAGTATTGGCGAATTACATAATGCAAAATACCGCCGTTTTCGAAATAAGTGAACTCGTTTGAGGTATCGATACGAATATCCATCGAGAACGTTTGCGACTCGCCTGCATCAGACGTTACGGTTACATCTACTTCTTTTTGGTCGCGACTTACTGCACCAATTGAGAAAGTTTCGTTCCCTTTAATTCCTAAGCTACTTGCACTGTCACCAGGCTTAAACTGCAACGGTAATATGCCCATGCCAATTAAGTTAGAACGGTGAATACGCTCATAGCTTTCCACCATTACCGCTTTCACGCCCATTAATGAGGGCCCTTTCGCCGCCCAATCTCGGCTAGAGCCTGTACCGTATTCTTTACCGCCGACGACTACAGCACCAACACCTTCCTCTTTATAACGCATAGCAGCATGGTAAATAGACATGGCATCACCGCTTGGATAGTGGGTAGTAGCACTGCCTTTTGTTCCCGGTGCCAACTGATTCTGCAAACGAACATTAGCAAAAGTACCCCGCATCATTACTTCATGGTTACCTCGCCTAGACCCGTAAGAATTAAAGTCTTTGGTATCTACACCCTCTGCTTGCAAGTATTCACCTGCTGGACTGTCTGGCGCTATCGCGCCTGCCGGAGAAATATGATCTGTGGTGATTGAATCGCCCACTTTAACCAAGCATCTCGCGTTCTCGATAGCACTAAGTGCTTCAGGTTGTTCGCCCATGGTTTGGAAAAACGGAGGATGTTTAATATAGGTAGAGTCGGGCCAATCGTATACCGATGTTGGGCTAACCGTTAGGTCATTCCACACACCGCTTCCTTTAAATACGTCGGCGTATTTTGCTTTGAAGATATCACTAGTAACATGTTCGGCAATATGGCTTTGAATTTCATCTTCACTTGGCCAGATATCTTTTAAATATACTGGCTCGCCATTGCTGCCTAACCCTAGCGGCTCTTTAGTAATATC encodes:
- a CDS encoding GspE/PulE family protein — encoded protein: MEVEDSQHIFTHVKRILNNHSSLLDAYSLLEPIILNMFGATRMSIFQRRRQHQDLVARFKTGKETLEIKVPISPMSIAGYVAISQLPLLIADPYNAAELKAIHPRLRFADKFDKDNDFKTTNILCVPILNAGVLMGVMQIINKQNGSFDDNDLARANDLALVLGAKFRYELGGTNNPFDSLLHKGLINEPALKALLSTSKDTRTIVQGLMSEHRVPEHEIGHSLSIHYQVPFIGYLPDKYHRYEGESKLNLSYLKRNHVAVISDVEGNPIVLMAEPNNAALLMETESALGIESYEIAVGLPHHILQYLGEGGGGAAPGDMNEILDEIGLSSEENDELVDELSDDAPAVVRLVSRVLHDAKRLGASDIHIDPEKNAPTRVRMRVDGVCRDMNKVPNSHHNAVIARIKIMSNLNIAEKRVPQDGKLAFKMNGQLVEVRVATIPTVAGEGVVMRLLASGGAMPIEKMNLAPTNLKRLEDMIKKPHGILLVVGPTGSGKTTTLHAILGYLNTPEKKIWTAEDPVEITQPGLQQVQVSPKIGFTFANALRAFLRADPDIILIGEMRDKETAHAGIEASLTGHLVLSTLHTNSAPETITRLLDLGLDPVNFSDACVGILAQRLIRTLCGKCKEEYVASDTDMAFIERQYGAQMLDELALPSPLKLYRAKGCEECGNTGYKGRTGVHELLGMTPELRSLVYKEASVSEMKKQATQDGMRTLVQDAIFKVIKGDTDIPQVQIVGGD
- the rpsJ gene encoding 30S ribosomal protein S10, which encodes MPNQRIRIRLKAFDHKLIDQSTAEIVETAKRTGAQVSGPIPLPTRKERYTVLTSPHVNKDARDQYEIRTHKRLVDIIEPTDKTVDALMRLDLAAGVDVQISLG
- the rplW gene encoding 50S ribosomal protein L23, producing the protein MKEERLLKVLLAPHVSEKSTMAAEASNTVVFKVAKDSNKAEIKAAVEKLFEVEVEGVRTVNVKGKTKRHGQSFGKRSDWKKAYVVLKEGQDIDFVGGAE
- the rplC gene encoding 50S ribosomal protein L3, with the protein product MAIGLVGRKVGMTRIFTEDGTSIPVTVIEATPNRVTQLRTEELDGYRALQVTTGSKKTNRVNKAEAGHFAKAGVEAGRALVEFRLEDNEGGDIEVGSEITVEIFNDTKKIDVTGTSKGKGFAGAIKRWNFSSQRMTHGNSLSHRAPGSIGQNQSPGKVFKGKKMAGQLGNKQVTTQSLEVVRVDVENSLILVKGAVPGATGGDVIVKPAVKA
- the rplD gene encoding 50S ribosomal protein L4 gives rise to the protein MELTLKDAQSALEVSEATFGREFNEALVHQVVVAYGAGARQGTKAQKTRAEVRGGGKKPWRQKGTGRARAGTIRSPIWVGGGRAFAAKPRDFDQKVNKKMYRGALKSILSELIRQDRLVVVEKFGVEAPKTKELIAKLNDYELNDVLIVTADVDENLFLAARNLYKVDVRDVAGIDPVSLIAFEKVLITADAVKQLEEALA